A region from the Corylus avellana chromosome ca7, CavTom2PMs-1.0 genome encodes:
- the LOC132188421 gene encoding glutathione S-transferase L3-like gives MASLKVTYSSSSLSSPSFPFSQLISFSKKVTLVRFPDAVVSPPKLKLQAFGKTRATATVHSAQKAAGIVKEVLPPALDSTSEPPPFFDGTTRLYISYTCPYAQRVWITRNCKGLQGQIKLVPLDRQNRPDWYGEKINPTNKVPSLEHKNEVKGESLDLIKYIDNHFEGPSLFPDDPAKKEFAEVLLSYTDTFNEAVFSSFKVDGSEAGAAFDYIETALSKFEDGPFFLDQFSLVDIAYAPFIERFQPFLLDVKKYDITEDRPKLAAWIEEMDKNEAYKQTRREPKELVEIYKKRFLAQL, from the exons ATGGCCAGTTTGAAAGTGACCTATTCTTCCTCAAGCCTCAGTTCTCCTTCATTCCCTTTTTCCCAGCTCATATCATTCTCCAAAAAAGTGACACTCGTTAGATTCCCTGACGCCGTCGTTTCTCCTCCGAAGCTTAAACTTCAAGCATTTGGGAAAACCAGAGCCACAGCCACAGTGCATTCTGCTCAAAAAGCTGCTGG AATTGTGAAAGAGGTCCTTCCACCAGCGCTTGATTCTACTTCAGAACCACCTCCATTTTTTGATGGAACTACAAG GTTATATATATCATACACGTGCCCGTACGCGCAGCGCGTGTGGATCACCCGGAATTGTAAG GGATTACAAGGCCAGATAAAATTGGTTCCTCTTGATCGGCAGAACAGGCCTGATTGGTACGGGGAGAAAATCAATCCCACTAATAAG GTGCCATCATTGGAACACAAAAACGAAGTCAAAGGAGAGAGTCTTGATTTGATCAAATATATTGATAATCACTTCGAAGGGCCTTCACTTTTCCCTGAT GATCCTGCCAAGAAAGAATTTGCAGAAGTGTTGCTGTCCTATACTGACACGTTCAACGAGGCTGTGTTTTCTTCCTTCAAAGTAGATGGAAGTGAAGCAG GTGCTGCATTTGATTACATCGAAACGGCTCTTTCCAAGTTTGAAGATGGACCTTTTTTCCTCGATCAGTTCAGTCTG GTGGATATAGCTTATGCTCCATTTATTGAAAGATTTCAGCCCTTCTTATTGGATGTAAAGAAGTACGACATCACAGAGGACAGGCCTAAACTAGCAGCTTGGATTGAG gAGATGGACAAAAATGAGGCCTACAAACAAACTCGACGTGAACCAAAGGAGCTGGTGGAAATTTACAAGAAACGTTTCTTG GCACAACTCTGA
- the LOC132188067 gene encoding uncharacterized protein LOC132188067, which yields MASLKVTYSSSSLSSPSFPFSQLISFSKKVTLVRFPDAVVSPPKLKLQAFGKTRATATVHSAQKAAGIVKEVLPPALDSTSEPPPFFDGTTRLYISYTCPYAQRVWITRNCKVVYKFLVIWVIVVVYLCAL from the exons ATGGCCAGTTTGAAAGTGACCTATTCTTCCTCAAGCCTCAGTTCTCCTTCATTCCCTTTTTCCCAGCTCATATCATTCTCCAAAAAAGTGACACTCGTTAGATTCCCTGACGCCGTCGTTTCTCCTCCGAAGCTTAAACTTCAAGCATTTGGGAAAACCAGAGCCACAGCCACAGTGCATTCTGCTCAAAAAGCTGCTGG AATTGTGAAAGAGGTCCTTCCACCAGCGCTTGATTCTACTTCAGAACCACCTCCATTTTTTGATGGAACTACAAG GTTATATATATCATACACGTGCCCGTACGCGCAGCGCGTGTGGATCACCCGGAATTGTAAGGTTGTTTACAAATTTCTTGTGATCTGGGTTATTGTAGTTGTGTACTTGTGTgcgttataa
- the LOC132186461 gene encoding glutathione S-transferase L3-like gives MASLEVTYSSSSLSSPSFPFSQLISFSKKVTLVRFPNAVVSPPKLKLQAFGKTRATATVHSAKQAAGIVKEVLPPALDSTSEPPPFFDGTTRLYISYTCPYAQRVWITRNCKGLQGQIKLVPLDRQNRPDWYGEKINPTNKVPSLEHKNEVKGESLDLIKYIDNHFEGPSLFPDDPAKKEFAEVLLSYTDMFNEAVFSSFKVDGSEAGAAFDYIETALSKFEDGPFFLDQFSLVDIAYAPFIERFQPFLLDVKKYDITEDRPKLAAWIEEMDKNEAYKQTRREPKELVEIYKKRFLAQL, from the exons ATGGCCAGTTTGGAAGTGACCTATTCTTCCTCAAGCCTCAGTTCTCCTTCATTCCCCTTTTCCCAGCTCATATCATTCTCCAAAAAAGTGACACTCGTTAGATTCCCTAACGCCGTCGTTTCTCCTCCAAAGCTTAAACTTCAAGCATTTGGGAAAACCAGAGCCACAGCCACAGTGCATTCTGCTAAGCAAGCTGCTGG AATTGTGAAAGAGGTCCTTCCACCAGCGCTTGATTCTACTTCAGAACCACCTCCATTTTTTGATGGAACTACAAG GTTATATATATCATACACGTGCCCGTACGCGCAGCGCGTGTGGATCACCCGGAATTGTAAG GGATTACAAGGCCAGATAAAATTGGTTCCTCTTGATCGGCAGAACAGGCCTGATTGGTACGGGGAGAAAATCAATCCCACTAATAAG GTGCCATCATTGGAACACAAAAACGAAGTCAAAGGAGAGAGTCTTGATTTGATCAAATATATTGATAATCACTTCGAAGGGCCTTCACTTTTCCCTGAT GATCCTGCCAAGAAAGAATTTGCAGAAGTGTTGCTGTCCTATACCGACATGTTCAACGAGGCTGTGTTTTCTTCCTTCAAAGTAGATGGAAGTGAAGCAG GTGCTGCATTTGATTACATCGAAACGGCTCTTTCCAAGTTTGAAGATGGACCTTTTTTCCTCGATCAGTTCAGTCTG GTGGATATAGCTTATGCTCCATTTATTGAAAGATTTCAGCCCTTCTTATTGGATGTAAAGAAGTACGACATCACAGAGGACAGGCCTAAACTAGCAGCTTGGATTGAG gAGATGGACAAAAATGAGGCCTACAAACAAACTCGACGTGAACCAAAGGAGCTGGTGGAAATTTACAAGAAACGTTTCTTG GCACAACTCTGA
- the LOC132186460 gene encoding probable protein phosphatase 2C 38 isoform X1, which yields MVSTSLMKIVSPCWKPSVEGENSSNRGDVSGRVDGLLWYKDSGQHVNGDFSMAVIQANNLLEDHSQLESGSMSSLESGPHGTFVGVYDGHGGPEAARFINDHLFNNIKTIRAAEFTSENQGMSADVINKAFLATEEEFLSLVKKQWLRKPQIASVGSCCLVGIICSGLLYIANAGDSRVVLGRQEKAVKVAKAVQLSSEHNASVESVREELHSLHPDDPQIVVLKHKVWRVKGLIQVSRSIGDAYLKKAEFNREPLLSKFRLPGTFHKPILKAEPAISVQKLYPEDQFLIFASDGLWEHLSNQEAVDIVQSCPRNGIARKLVKAALCEAAKKREMRYLDLKKIDRGVRRHFHDDITVIVLFLDSHLISRSSWHGPLLSIRGGGGIFANT from the exons ATGGTATCAACTTCATTGATGAAGATTGTGTCACCCTGTTGGAAACCTTCTGTTGAGGGTGAAAACTCCAGTAATCGCGGTGACGTGAGTGGTCGGGTTGATGGTTTGTTGTGGTACAAGGATTCAGGACAGCATGTGAATGGAGATTTTTCAATGGCAGTAATTCAAGCAAACAATCTGTTGGAAGACCATAGCCAACTTGAATCAGGGTCAATGAGTTCGCTTGAATCAGGTCCTCATGGAACATTTGTTGGAGTTTACGATGGACATGGAGGTCCGGAAGCTGCCCGTTTTATAAATGATCACCTATTTAACAATATCAAGA CTATTCGTGCTGCAGAGTTCACATCAGAGAATCAAGGAATGTCAGCAGATGTTATCAACAAAGCATTCTTGGCAACTGAAGAGGAATTCCTCTCTCTAGTAAAGAAGCAATGGCTAAGGAAGCCACAAATTGCTTCTGTTGGTTCATGTTGTTTAGTAGGCATAATATGCTCCGGACTGCTTTACATTGCAAATGCAGGAGATTCTCGGGTGGTTTTGGGAAGACAGGAGAAGGCCGTTAAAGTGGCTAAAGCTGTTCAGTTATCGTCTGAGCACAATGCAAGTGTGGAATCTGTGAGGGAGGAATTGCATTCGCTGCATCCCGATGATCCCCAGATTGTGGTTTTAAAGCACAAGGTTTGGCGTGTGAAGGGTCTGATACAG GTTTCAAGATCCATTGGCGATGCCTATTTGAAGAAGGCAGAGTTCAATAGAGAGCCTTTATTGTCGAAGTTTAGACTGCCAGGAACCTTCCACAAGCCAATTCTTAAAGCTGAGCCTGCAATATCAGTGCAGAAACTCTACCCTGAAGATCAGTTTCTTATATTTGCATCGGATGGCCTATGGGAGCACCTAAGCAATCAGGAGGCAGTTGACATCGTCCAGAGCTGTCCACGTAAT GGCATTGCAAGGAAACTTGTCAAAGCTGCACTTTGTGAAGCagcaaagaaaagagaaatgagaTACTTAGACTTGAAGAAGATTGATCGAGGGGTGAGGAGACATTTTCATGATGACATTACAGTTATAGTTTTGTTTCTTGATTCCCATCTGATCAGTCGCAGCTCCTGGCATGGACCACTACTTTCAATCAGGGGAGGTGGCGGTATCTTTGCCAACACCTAG
- the LOC132186460 gene encoding probable protein phosphatase 2C 38 isoform X2: MVSTSLMKIVSPCWKPSVEGENSSNRGDVSGRVDGLLWYKDSGQHVNGDFSMAVIQANNLLEDHSQLESGSMSSLESGPHGTFVGVYDGHGGPEAARFINDHLFNNIKKFTSENQGMSADVINKAFLATEEEFLSLVKKQWLRKPQIASVGSCCLVGIICSGLLYIANAGDSRVVLGRQEKAVKVAKAVQLSSEHNASVESVREELHSLHPDDPQIVVLKHKVWRVKGLIQVSRSIGDAYLKKAEFNREPLLSKFRLPGTFHKPILKAEPAISVQKLYPEDQFLIFASDGLWEHLSNQEAVDIVQSCPRNGIARKLVKAALCEAAKKREMRYLDLKKIDRGVRRHFHDDITVIVLFLDSHLISRSSWHGPLLSIRGGGGIFANT, from the exons ATGGTATCAACTTCATTGATGAAGATTGTGTCACCCTGTTGGAAACCTTCTGTTGAGGGTGAAAACTCCAGTAATCGCGGTGACGTGAGTGGTCGGGTTGATGGTTTGTTGTGGTACAAGGATTCAGGACAGCATGTGAATGGAGATTTTTCAATGGCAGTAATTCAAGCAAACAATCTGTTGGAAGACCATAGCCAACTTGAATCAGGGTCAATGAGTTCGCTTGAATCAGGTCCTCATGGAACATTTGTTGGAGTTTACGATGGACATGGAGGTCCGGAAGCTGCCCGTTTTATAAATGATCACCTATTTAACAATATCAAGA AGTTCACATCAGAGAATCAAGGAATGTCAGCAGATGTTATCAACAAAGCATTCTTGGCAACTGAAGAGGAATTCCTCTCTCTAGTAAAGAAGCAATGGCTAAGGAAGCCACAAATTGCTTCTGTTGGTTCATGTTGTTTAGTAGGCATAATATGCTCCGGACTGCTTTACATTGCAAATGCAGGAGATTCTCGGGTGGTTTTGGGAAGACAGGAGAAGGCCGTTAAAGTGGCTAAAGCTGTTCAGTTATCGTCTGAGCACAATGCAAGTGTGGAATCTGTGAGGGAGGAATTGCATTCGCTGCATCCCGATGATCCCCAGATTGTGGTTTTAAAGCACAAGGTTTGGCGTGTGAAGGGTCTGATACAG GTTTCAAGATCCATTGGCGATGCCTATTTGAAGAAGGCAGAGTTCAATAGAGAGCCTTTATTGTCGAAGTTTAGACTGCCAGGAACCTTCCACAAGCCAATTCTTAAAGCTGAGCCTGCAATATCAGTGCAGAAACTCTACCCTGAAGATCAGTTTCTTATATTTGCATCGGATGGCCTATGGGAGCACCTAAGCAATCAGGAGGCAGTTGACATCGTCCAGAGCTGTCCACGTAAT GGCATTGCAAGGAAACTTGTCAAAGCTGCACTTTGTGAAGCagcaaagaaaagagaaatgagaTACTTAGACTTGAAGAAGATTGATCGAGGGGTGAGGAGACATTTTCATGATGACATTACAGTTATAGTTTTGTTTCTTGATTCCCATCTGATCAGTCGCAGCTCCTGGCATGGACCACTACTTTCAATCAGGGGAGGTGGCGGTATCTTTGCCAACACCTAG
- the LOC132186435 gene encoding deaminated glutathione amidase, chloroplastic/cytosolic: MPICLRLALTSPISVSRPHITHTSSCLARAATTESDMAANSVRVAAAQMTSINDLAANFATCSRLTREAALAGAKLLCFPEAFSYVGAKDGDSVKIAEPLDGPIMQRYCSLARDSSIWLSFGGFQEKGPDDEHLYNTHVVVDDNGNIRSTYRKIHLFDVDVPGGRVYKESNFTEAGKDIVAVDSPLGRLGLTVCYDLRFPDLYQQLRFQHDAQVLLVPAAFTKVTGQAHWEILLRARAIETQCYVIAAAQAGKNNDKRESYGDSLIIDPWGTVVGRLPDRLSTGIAVADIDFSLLDSVRAKIPIAKQRKPIDYWKSASL; encoded by the exons ATGCCAATTTGTCTACGCCTCGCCCTTACTAGTCCGATCAGCGTGAGCCGGCCACACATCACTCACACGAGCTCCTGCCTCGCACGCGCAGCCACCACCGAGTCAGACATGGCCGCTAACTCAGTCCGAGTCGCCGCCGCTCAGATGACCTCCATTAACGACCTCGCCGCCAATTTCGCCACCTGTTCTCGCCTCACCAGA GAAGCAGCGTTGGCTGGGGCGAAGTTGCTTTGCTTTCCCGAAGCTTTCTCTTATGTGGGTGCTAAGGATGGAGACAGTGTGAAGATCGCAGAACCCTTAGATGGACCGATTATGCAAAGATACTGCTCTCTAGCAAG AGATTCCAGCATTTGGTTGTCATTTGGAGGCTTCCAAGAAAAAGGACCTGATGATGAACACCTGTATAACACACATGTTGTGGTAGATGATAATGGGAACATTAGAAGCACTTATCGGAAGATACACTT GTTTGATGTGGATGTTCCTGGTGGAAGAGTATACAAGGAAAGTAACTTTACCGAAGcag GGAAGGATATTGTTGCTGTAGACAGCCCCCTTGGACGTTTGGGCCTGACAGTTTGCTATGATTTGAGATTCCCAGATCTCTACCAGCAGCTTAGATTCCAACATGATGCGCAG GTACTATTGGTACCTGCAGCTTTTACTAAAGTAACTGGTCAGGCACACTGGGAGATCCTTCTTCGTGCTCGTGCAATTGAGACTCAATGCTAT GTCATAGCTGCTGCACAAGCTGGAAAGAACAATGATAAAAGAGAAAGCTACGGTGACTCATTAATCATTGATCCATGGGGAACTGTAGTTGGTAGACTGCCTG ATAGACTGTCAACAGGGATTGCCGTAGCCGATATTGATTTCTCACTACTTGATTCAGTGAGAGCAAAGATACCAATTGCCAAG CAACGGAAGCCCATTGACTACTGGAAATCTGCATCACTATAA
- the LOC132188068 gene encoding embryo-specific protein ATS3B-like, with protein MIKTSILIIFIVSIIFPPAFGNKPNDQALQGPHRNCSYSVEIETTCAPSAETADHHLKNPKLIYAPKDGSKQQQGGGAYGGFQRCAIDMFEASGACMRQRVCSLYLKKVGSDDWRPGWVKVLHHQDPDDGGDAVPVSYMFYFRTFVPENVWYGFDYCHSRGGLMPHAAGFGG; from the exons ATGATCAAAACAAGCATTCTGATCATTTTCATTGTCTCTATCATTTTCCCACCTGCCTTTGGAAACAAGCCAAACGACCAGGCACTCCAAGGACCCCACAGAAATTGCTCCTACTCAGTTGAGATTGAGACAACCTGTGCACCATCTGCAGAAACTGCAGATCAT CATCTGAAGAATCCCAAGTTGATATATGCTCCAAAAGACGGCTCAAAGCAGCAGCAGGGTGGTGGTGCATACGGTGGGTTCCAGCGCTGTGCCATTGACATGTTTGAGGCAAGTGGTGCATGCATGCGGCAAAGGGTCTGCTCTCTGTACCTCAAGAAAGTCGGGTCGGATGATTGGAGACCCGGTTGGGTGAAGGTGCTCCATCATCAGGATCCGGATGATGGTGGGGATGCAGTGCCAGTTTCTTACATGTTCTACTTCAGGACATTTGTGCCAGAAAATGTGTGGTATGGGTTTGATTACTGTCACTCAAGAGGGGGTTTGATGCCTCATGCTGCAGGTTTTGGTGGGTAA